TGCGGGGTGCCGAGGTAGGTGATGACGCCCCCCGGCTTGAGAATGGCGTCAAATTCTTTCACCGCTTCAGCGATGCGCTCCCGCATGGCCTGGGTGATGGAGTTGTTGGCTACCTCCACGTCATCGGCGATAATTTCATCAGCGCGAGTGCCGGTAAGCTGGCCGGTGATGCCCACGCTTTTGACGCTCGGGGAATGGTCCGGGCTGGCCGGGCCTACGTCAAAGGAGATCATGCTGTCCCGCTGGTCCAGCCTGGGCGCGAGGCTTTGCAGGATGGGGATTTCTGAGATGAGGCGGCGGGTGAAAATGGTAAAGTTGTTCGCCCTGTCTTTGCTGGCGCTGACCACCAGGAACTTGAGCTCCGGGTTAAGAAGCAGCCGCCAGACCACGTAGGCGCTCGTGATCCACGACTTGCCTATGCCGCGAAACGCCTCAACAATCTTGCGCCGGGGTCCGTGCTGGAGATACCACGCGATCTCCAGTTGTATGGGGGTTGGGTCCGGCAGGCCGAGGATCCACCTCCTCAAAGCGGGCAAGCCGGACCTCTGTTTCCAGGGTGGTGGCGAGCAGGATTGCCGCGTTTTGCAGCGTGATGCGGGCGGACACGAAATTGAGGCAGGACCGCAGCCCCAGGAACGCCGCCACTTCCGGCTCGACCTGCCGCAGGTATTTGGCGGCGAGGTGTTTACGGCCAGGGGTGCCTTTGGCCGCTTTCGCCAGAAACTCCCGCACCCCTTCCGCAACCGCTGCAATCGCACGGCGCACCAGATAGGAGCCGTGCGCCGTGTTCGCTTCCAGCTTGTCCGCCCTGGCGTCCGCCACCTTTCGGCGGAAGGCGTCAGCGCCCCTCGTTACCATTTCTTTTTCAAGGGCGATCTGCCGGTCAAAGTTGGGGTGTTGGGTAAAGTCCTGCATGCTGTCTTGTCCTCGCTCTGGTTTGGGCAACAAAAAAGGGCGCTTTCGCGCCCCTGTGCAATCGGAATTGAGCCGGAAAACCCGGCGAAAATTGTTTCACTCAAGTGTACGAACGGTTGCAGCCATTGTTTGCAAACGATATTGCACTCAACACGCTACTTCCACTTTAGTGCAGTAATTGGGGAAAAGAAAAACCGCCCAAACGGGCGGTTCTCTAGGTTTTAATCTCAGGCGGCTCTAGGATGGTGGTTTTTGTCAAGAGGGACAGGGGGTGTTTACGCCACTCCCTCAACCTTGCGTGTCTACCAATTCCACCACCAGCGCGTGAAGTGGGTTTATATACGTTCCCGTTTCCCTTGGCAAGGGAAACGACGCGTTTGTCCCCAGTTTTTTTCACCCCGCCCCGGCCTGCGCGCATCCGCCGCTTTTCCCGCCCCCCAAGGGCAACCGCAGCGCCGAACTTGCACCAACTTGCGTAGGCGGGCGGGACAGGATATAATGCTCAGTTATTAGTAAGGAAGGGCCATGCCGGAAAAGAACGACACTATGCCAGAGTGGCGGCGTCTCTTGCGCGAGAATGCCCAAGACGGCGTTCCGCCGTCCGACGCCCCGGAATTTCTGTTTTCCGGCGCCGAGGTCCTGCGCGACCTGGCTCTCGCGCGGGAAATTTTCGAGCGAAGTTTCCGCCGGGGGGTCACCCTGTGCGCCGCCGGGGAAACAGGTCTGACAGTTCTTCTTCTCTGGCGCGGGAACATTTTCGGCGTATACCGGCATACCCTTGCCGCGCGCGGCGTGGACGGCGTTCTCCAGGATCTCAAGGAGTTCCGCCTCGGCTGGCTCCCGGAAGAGACCGTACGGCAAACGGGCGGCGAGGGCTCGGCCTTCGCCGACCTGCCCCCCGAGGCGGAAGGGTTTCCCGCGGTTTTTTTTGCCGGTGTCAATGCCGGACTGTTCGCGGGCCACGGGAAAATTTATGAAAAGCAGGCATAATGCTGTTGCCGGATATCCCGGCACCCTGTACAAAAGGCTCGCGCACGGCGCGCGCAACCGACGGATACGCGGGAGTAAGGAATGGCTTTTTATGATCCGGCCGAAGGCTGGGACCGGGAAGAAATTGAACGCGTCCAATTGACGCGGCTGCGCAACACGCTGCAACAGGCGCTGCAATCGCCGCTTTACGAAAAACGGCTGGGAAGCCTCGGCATTACGCCGGAAAGCATGGGCTCCCTGCAATCGCTCCGCGATATCCCCTTCACCACCAAGGCGGACCTGCGCGCCTCCTACCCCTACGGCCTGCTTTCCGTCCCCCGGGACGAAATCGTGCGGCTGCACGCCTCCAGCGGCACCACGGGTGCGGCCGTCGCCATCTGCCACACCCAGGACGACCTGAACACCTGGGCCGACCTCATGGCCCGCTGCATGCACATGGTGGGCGTCCGGAAAAGCGACGTGTTCCAGAACATGGCCGGGTACGGCCTGTTCACCGGGGGCCTGGGCATCCATGCCGGGGCCGAGCGCCTGGGCTGCCTCACCGTGCCGGCCGGCGCCGGGAACACCCGCCGCCAGATCAAGCTCATCCAGGATCTCGGCACCACGGTGCTGCACATCATTCCGTCCTACGCCCTGTACCTCGGGGCCACCCTCAAATCCATCGGGCTCGACCCCCGCGAACTGCCGCCGCGCATCGCGCTCATCGGCGCGGAGCCGCATACCGAGGAAGCGCGCCAGCGCATCGAATACCTGCTCGGGCTCAAAGCGTACAACTCGTACGGACTTTCCGAGATGAACGGTCCGGGCGTGGCTTTTGAATGCCTGGCCCAGAGCGGCATGCACGTCTGGGAAGACGCCTACATCCCGGAAATCCTGAACCCCAAAACCCTGGAACCCGTACCCGACGGGGAAATCGGCGAGTTGGTCATGACCACGCTCTCCCGCCGGGGCATGCCCATTTTGCGCTACCGCACCAGCGACCTGACGCGGTTCGTCCCCGGAGCCTGCGTGTGCGGCCGCCAGCACCGGCGGATAGACCGCATCCTGGGCCGCGCGGACGACATGCTCATCATCAAGGGCTGCAACATCTACCCCATGCAGGTCGAGCAAATTTTGCTGTCGTTCCCGGAAGTCGGGCAAAACTACCTCATCGTCCTGGAAAGCGAGGACGGCATGGACCAGATGCGGGTCCAGGTGGAAATCCGCGAGGAGCATTTCGTGGAAGACGTGCGCGCGCTCAGGGGGCTGCAACAGAAAATAGCCCACCGGCTGCACGACGAAATACTCATGACGCCGCGTGTGGACCTGGTCCAGGCGAACAGCCTGCCCAAGAGCGAGGGCAAGGCCGTGCGCGTCGTGGACAAACGCGGTCAATAAGGACACCCATGTTCCCATCCGGCGGCGCCATACGCGGGCTTTTCCGCTTTCTCCCGGCCCTGGCCCTGGGTCTTTGCTGCGCCGTTGCGGCCGTTCTGCCGGCCCGCGCCGTGCCGCCGAAATATTTTGACGTGCTGGACGCCACCATCGCGCTTGCGCCGGAAGACATCACGGCCCGGCTCTCGATCAACGTCGACAACGTCACCGGCTTATACGAGATGCTCAAAGACGGGGCTTCCGTCGAACTGCTCGTCAACGCCAGGCTCGATCGGGTGCGGACTTTCTGGACGAACGTCACCCTTGCGGAAATGGAGCTCTTTTCGACCTTGCACCACAACCCGCTGACCCGCGAGTTTTCCCTGTACATGCCGGGGGAAACCAAACCCATGCTGGACAAAAACCTGGACCGGCTCCTGGCAGCGACCTGGCAGAAATATGCCGTCCATTTCGGGCCGATCAGCATCCTGGACGGCGAAAAGGACTCCGAATACCGGATCGTCCTGACGCTGAACCTCCAGCATGCCAAGCCGCCGCCGTGGCTGGGCAAGGATTTCATGCTCTGGTCCAAAAAAATCCTGGACCCGGAAACGATCATACTGCCGTTCAGGTATTAATCACGGGCCTTTTGCGTTCCCGGCCCCCTGCCGCGCGTTTCGCGCGGCAAACCGGGGCGGCGTTCCCACCCGTGCGGAGAGAGCCGTTCCGGAGGCGATATCCATGATTGCATTCCTCAAAAGCCTTTTCATCATCCCCACGGAGGGGATAACCACCCGGGAGCGGGAGCGGCTGCGCCGCCGGCGGGAGCTTATCTCGGTCTCCGGGGCCCTTGTGCTCGCGCTCGTCCTCACCCGCGTGCTGTTTTATCTGTACGACACGGGCTCCGCCCTCTTCATAACGGTTTTCAGCCTCAACTTCCTGCTGCTGCTCGCCATTTTCGTGGTTGTCATCCGCAATACGCTCAAGCTCCTCCTGGAGCGGCGGCGCGGGGTTATCGGCGCGCGGCTGCGCACCCGCATGACCCTTGCGTTCGTCATCATGACGGTTACGCCCTGCCTGCTCATGTTCCTGATAACCTCCAAGTTCGTCCAGATTTCCGTGGACTTCTGGTTCAAGGACCAGATTTCCGGCTCCATGGAAACCGCCCTGGAAGTGGGCCGCGCCGACCTTGAAAAAACGGAACGGCGCATCCTCATCCAGGGCATGAACATCATCGCCGAAGCCTCGGATAAGGGCATTCTGCACCCCAGCCCGGAACTTGACGCGTATTTGCGGGCCGAGCGCCGGGAAAACGCCCTCCCGCTCATCGGCATTCTTTCGGACGAGCGCCGCGAGACGCTCTGGCACGCCTCCCCGGACGCCATGGAGAGCTGGCGGGCCGGCAAGGCGATGTTCAACTGGGACACCCTGGAACAACAGGGATCGCAGACCATCCTCTCCCCCGGTCTTGAGGACGATTACGTGCTGTCCGTGCAGCGGCTGCCGGCGGGCGGTTTTTTCGTCAGCGCGCAAAGCATGGGGCCGTTCTTCAAAACCAAAATGGACCGGCTAGCGGCCGCCAGCACGGAGTACAAGCAGCTCAGGCAGATCCGCAACGAAGTGAAGTGGATGCTCTATTCGGGCCTCAGCGTTCTGACCATGCTCATCATGCTCGGGGCCATCTGGTTCGGCTTCCGGGTCGCCAAGGAAGTGACCGCGCCGGTTCTTTCCCTCGCGGACGCGGCCCAGCGCATCGCCAAGGGCGAACTTGACGTGCGCCTCGACGGCCACGCCAAGGACGAGATCGGCATGCTCATCCGGGCCTTCAACAGCATGGCGGCGGACCTTGAAACCTTCCGCGCGGACCTGACCGGCGCCAACAACCGCCTGGAAGAGCAGAACCGCGAAATTGTGCAGCACAGTCAGTATGTCGAGGCCATCCTCAACAACATCACGTCCGGCGTGATTTCCGTCGACCACGAGGGCCACATCAACATGGTCAACACCGCGGCCTGCGCCATTTTAGGCTCGTCCAAGGACGTCGTGGGCCAGGACCTGGTGCGCTTCCTGCCCGAGGAAATGGGGCGCCAGGCGCGGGCCATGTTCGAGCAGTTCCGCAACAGGCCCCTCTCCACCTGGCAGCGCCAGATCAACATGCAGTTGTTCGGGCAGGAGCGGCGGCTCATGGTCAGCGCCGCGGGCCTTGTGACGCCGGAAGGCGAAAACCGGGGCTTTGTGGCGGTTTTCGAGGATATATCGGAAATGGAACGCATGCAGCGCATGGCGGCCTGGCGGGAAGTCGCGCGCCGCATCGCGCACGAGATCAAAAACCCGCTTACGCCCATCAAGCTCTCCGCCCAGCGGCTGCAACGCAAATTCGGCAATGTGGTGAACGATGCGGCCTTCAGCCAGAGCACGGAACTCATCGTGCGCCAGGTGGAAAACCTGCAAGACATGGTGCAGGAATTCTCCGCCTTCGCGAAACTGCCGGAAGTGGACCCCAAGGCCGGCGACATCACCCCGCTGCTCACCGAGCTGGCGGAGCTGTTCCGCAACAGCCATTCGCAGATCCAATGGGTGCTGGACCTGCCCGATTCCATCCCTATCCTGCCCATGGACAAGAACGGGCTGCGCCGGGCATTCCTGAACATCCTGGCCAACGCCGCCGAAGCCGTGGAGCAGACTCCGGCCCCGCAAGTCCGTATCGGCGCGGCGGTGGATACCGCGCGCTCCGTTCTGCGCATCGCGGTCGAGGACAACGGGCAGGGCCTCAGCGAAAACGAACGGTCGCGGCTTTTCGAGCCGTACTTTTCACGGAAGAAAGGCGGCACGGGCCTCGGGCTCACCATCGTCCGCTCCATTGTTTCCGACCATAAAGGCTATGTCCGGGCCGATACCTCCACCCTGCTGGGCGGCGCCATGATTACCATCGAACTGCCCCTCATGTGACACAACCCGCCTCCGGGCAAAACGCCTTCACAGGCAACGGACCGCCATGCTCGACATTGCGACGACGAAGACTTCGACGATCGAGTCCTTCAAGGACGACTCCCGCCATGATGTGGTCATCGTTCTCCCCTACATCACGGAAGACCGCGCGCGCCGCACCCAGGCGGTCCTCCGGGAAAGGACAAAGCACGGGGGGCTGCTTGTGCTTGCCAACGACGACAAGCGGCTCGGATTCATCGCCACCGCCAACGCCGTCTACGCCGGAACGCGTTCCGAGTATTTCTGCTACCTGGCTGAAGACGCATTCCCCGGCTACTATTGGCTGGAGTACGCCATGGATACCATGCGGAAATCCGGCGCGGGGCTGCTCGCGTTCAGCGACGGGCGATTTTTCGGCAGGATCGCGGCCTTCGGCCTGCTCAGACGGGAATGGGCGCAAACGCTCTATGGCGGCCCGTTCTTCTACCCCGGCTATGCATCGCATTTCGCCGACACGGAACTGTCCGTGATTGCCGCCCAGACCGACTCTCTGGTTTACAACCCCAATGCGATACTGCTTGAAGTCGACTATGAGAAGCGCCTGCATCCCAACAACGCCGACGATGAAGCACTGTATACCCGCAGGGCGTCCTCCGGCTTTGACGGGAAAATCCCGCCGTTCCATCCCCAATCCCCTCCAATATAAGTCTTGCGCGGGCAGGCAGCTCATGCCGCCCCCCATTTCGCGCCTGTATAACGCCGTAATGCGCTCTACACTATTGTAAAAGTGTTATTTTAATAACTACAACAATTTTACTATATTACCTAACTTTATTTTTAGAAATTATTCCTATTAAGAGGGTTTTTTGATTGACAAGGCCAGTATCTTTTGACACTTTCTAGAAAAATTCCAGATCTCAATACGTCGAGCATTTTCTTGTAATATCGCACAATTACATAAATTCTTATCGCGAGCCGACTGTCGGCGTAGGGAAAGAATTTTTTTACGCGGAGAGTTGCCGGGCGATGACGGCAGCGCAGCGGAGAGAAGGGCCATGCTCGCAGAAATCATAAAAAGAGACGGCAAAACCGTTCCTTTTGACTCCACGAAAATTCTGAACGCCATCAGCAAAGCCAATAAAGCCGTCGGCGAAGAGGAAATGACCACCACGGACCTCCTCTTCGTCACGGAAAAGGTCTGCAAGCGCCTGGAGTCCGAGGGCCTCAAGCACGTCGAGGAAATCCAGGACGTGGTGGAGGATTCCCTCATCCGGTTCGGGTACGCCAGGACCGCCAAGGCCTACATCCTGTACCGGGCAGAGCATGCGAAGATCCGCAACGCGGAATCGTACCTGATGGACATATACAAAAGGCTCACCTGGTCCTCGGCCGGCGAGGAAGACATCAAGCGGGAAAACGCCAATATCGACGGCGATACCGCCATGGGCACCATGCTCAAGTACGGCTCCGAGGGCTCGAAGTTCTTCATCGACAACCACGTTCTGCCCAAGGACGCCTCCGCCGCGCACGCCAACGGCGATATCCACATCCACGACAAAGATTTTTACATGCTCACCCAGACCTGCTGCCAGATCGACCTGATCCCGCTGTTCAGGAACGGGTTTTCCACGGGCCACGGCTATTTGCGCGAGCCCAATTCCATCGAGAGTTATTCCGCCCTCGGCTGCATCGCCATCCAGGCCAACCAGAACGAGATGCACGGCGGCCAGAGCGTTCCCAATTTCGATTACGCCATGGCCCAGGGCGTGATTAAAACGTTCCGCAAGGAATACGGCAAAGCCTTTACCACTTACGTGCAGATCAGCCAGAACTGGGATGCCGAAGCCGCCCGCGACACTGCGGACGCCATGCGCGTGGACGTCGGTTCCGACATCCGCCTGGGCACGGTTGCGACATACGGCAAAGCCCTGGTGCAGTCCGCCTTGCCCGGCCTGAAGGACCTTGCGCAAAAGGCCCACGAATACGCCGTCAAAGAAGCCACGGCCGCCACGGACCGCCGCGTGTACCAGTCCATGGAAGCGTTCATCCACAACCTGAACACCATGAACTCGCGGGCCGGGGCCCAGGTGCCCTTCAGCTCCATCAACTACGGAACCGATACCTCCGCCGAAGGCAGGATGGTGACCCGCAATATCCTGCTCGCGACACAGGCCGGCCTCGGCAGCGGGGAAACCTCCATTTTCCCGGTCCAGATTTTCAAGGTCAAAGCCGGAGTGAACTACAACCCCGCGGACCCGAACTACGACCTGTTCACCCTTGCCATGGCCACCTCCGCCAAGCGGCTGTTCCCCAACTTCAGCTTCCTGGACGCGCCGTTCAACCTGCCCTACTACAAGCCCGGCGATTACAACACCGAAGTCGGCTACATGGGCTGCCGCACCCGGGTTCTGGGCAACGCGTACGACCCGGACCGCCAGGTCACCTGCGGCAGGGGCAACCTCAGCTTCACCTCGGTCAACCTCCCCCGCCTGGGCATCGAAGCCGGTGGAAATATAGAGAAATTCTATACGCTGCTGGACGACAGGATCGACCTGGTCTTCCGCCAGTTGCTGCACCGGCTGAAAATCCAGAGCGCGAAGAAGGTGCGCAATTATCCCTTCCTCATGGGCGAAGGCATCTGGATCGATTCCAAAACACTCTCCTGGGACGATACCATTGAAGACGTGCTCAAGCACGGCACGTTGACCATAGGGTTCATCGGCCTGGCCGAAACCCTGGTGGCGCTTATCGGCAAGCACCATGGAGAGAGCGAGGAAGCGCAAAAACTCGGCCTTGAAATCGTGGGGCACATCCGCAAACGGGCGGACGAAAAGTCGGCGGAAACCAAACTGAATTTTTCCGTCATCGCCACCCCGGCCGAGGGACTCAGCGGCCGCTTCGTCGCCATTGACCGCAAGCGCTACGGCGTTCTGCCGGGCGTCACGGACAGGGAATACTACACCAACTCCTTCCACGTGCCGGTGTTTTTCCCGATCCAGGCCTTTAAGAAAATCCGGATTGAGGCGCCCTACCACGCCCTCACCAACGCGGGCCACATCACCTACGTGGAACTTGACGGGGACGCCAGCAAGAACCCCGAAGCGTTTGAGGCCGTCATCCGGTACATGCACGACCAGGGCGTGGGCTACGGCTCCATCAACCACCCGCTCGACCGCGACCCGGTCTGCGGCTACGTCGGCGTCATACACGACGTGTGCCCGCGCTGCGGCAGGCGGGAAGGGGAACCCATCAGCAGGGAAAAGCTGGAGGAACTGCGCCGCAAACATCCCGGCGTGCCCTCCTGGGAAGAATAAACGGTACGCGCGGCAAACGCGCAACGGCTCTTGATAGGCAACGTCCCGCGCATCCGGGGCGACGGTTACAGATGCAGTATCACCTAAGGAGAACGGAATATGTTGCTTGACCCGAGACGGAACAATGAAAAAGTGGAAGCCGCCGCGCGCAACGTGGGCGCGAACGTCGGGTTTGAACGCACCCGCCGCATCACCGGGTATCTTGTGGGCACGCTCGACCGTTTCAACAACGCCAAACGCGCCGAGGAAAAAGACCGGGTCAGGCACGGTGCCTGAGATCAGGCTCGGCGGCATCCAGGAAGAATCCATCGTTGACGGGCCGGGGCTGCGCTTTGTCGTCTTCACCCAAGGCTGCCCGCACCGCTGCGCGGGGTGCCATAACCCCGAAACCCACGACCCGGCGGGCGGCTTTACAATGGATACGCGGGTTCTTCTGGAACGGTTCGGGCAGAACCCGCTCCTGTCCGGAATAACCTTTTCCGGCGGCGAGCCGTTCATGCAGGCGGCCCCCCTGGCCGCGATAGCGCGGGAAGTCAAAACCGGCGGCAAAACCGTGGTGGTATACACGGGCTATACTCTGGAAGCGCTCCTCGCCCGCGCCGACACCGCCGCCCGCGACCTCCTGGCCCTGACGGACCTCTTGATCGACGGGCCGTATGTCGAATCCCTGCGGGACCTTGATCTGACCTTCAGGGGAAGTTCCAACCAGCGCATTCTGGATACCGGCGCCATTGCCCGCGCCATGCGCATCCCGGCCTGAACATCCGCAAGCCGGGCGGATCATGCCGCCATGCCATTACGGCTTGCCCAACAGCCGCTTTTTTTCTATTTTCAGGAAACACCGGACAACACCACAGGAGTTCCGCTTGGCCAACGCCCTGAAAGATATGACTCACGACGAATTTCTGGCATTTTCACGGACGCCCGAGGGGAAAAACGTCTCCCTCAATACCGGCGCGGCACTTGGCCTGTGCCGGAGCGGGGCAATCCCGACCAAAGCGCCGCTCGCCTGGCTGAGCCTTTTTTG
The DNA window shown above is from uncultured delta proteobacterium and carries:
- a CDS encoding hypothetical protein (Evidence 5 : No homology to any previously reported sequences), yielding MQDFTQHPNFDRQIALEKEMVTRGADAFRRKVADARADKLEANTAHGSYLVRRAIAAVAEGVREFLAKAAKGTPGRKHLAAKYLRQVEPEVAAFLGLRSCLNFVSARITLQNAAILLATTLETEVRLARFEEVDPRPAGPNPHTTGDRVVSPARTPAQDC
- a CDS encoding hypothetical protein (Evidence 5 : No homology to any previously reported sequences) yields the protein MPEKNDTMPEWRRLLRENAQDGVPPSDAPEFLFSGAEVLRDLALAREIFERSFRRGVTLCAAGETGLTVLLLWRGNIFGVYRHTLAARGVDGVLQDLKEFRLGWLPEETVRQTGGEGSAFADLPPEAEGFPAVFFAGVNAGLFAGHGKIYEKQA
- the paaK gene encoding Phenylacetate-coenzyme A ligase, producing the protein MAFYDPAEGWDREEIERVQLTRLRNTLQQALQSPLYEKRLGSLGITPESMGSLQSLRDIPFTTKADLRASYPYGLLSVPRDEIVRLHASSGTTGAAVAICHTQDDLNTWADLMARCMHMVGVRKSDVFQNMAGYGLFTGGLGIHAGAERLGCLTVPAGAGNTRRQIKLIQDLGTTVLHIIPSYALYLGATLKSIGLDPRELPPRIALIGAEPHTEEARQRIEYLLGLKAYNSYGLSEMNGPGVAFECLAQSGMHVWEDAYIPEILNPKTLEPVPDGEIGELVMTTLSRRGMPILRYRTSDLTRFVPGACVCGRQHRRIDRILGRADDMLIIKGCNIYPMQVEQILLSFPEVGQNYLIVLESEDGMDQMRVQVEIREEHFVEDVRALRGLQQKIAHRLHDEILMTPRVDLVQANSLPKSEGKAVRVVDKRGQ
- a CDS encoding conserved exported hypothetical protein (Evidence 4 : Homologs of previously reported genes of unknown function) → MFPSGGAIRGLFRFLPALALGLCCAVAAVLPARAVPPKYFDVLDATIALAPEDITARLSINVDNVTGLYEMLKDGASVELLVNARLDRVRTFWTNVTLAEMELFSTLHHNPLTREFSLYMPGETKPMLDKNLDRLLAATWQKYAVHFGPISILDGEKDSEYRIVLTLNLQHAKPPPWLGKDFMLWSKKILDPETIILPFRY
- a CDS encoding Multi-sensor signal transduction histidine kinase, which translates into the protein MIAFLKSLFIIPTEGITTRERERLRRRRELISVSGALVLALVLTRVLFYLYDTGSALFITVFSLNFLLLLAIFVVVIRNTLKLLLERRRGVIGARLRTRMTLAFVIMTVTPCLLMFLITSKFVQISVDFWFKDQISGSMETALEVGRADLEKTERRILIQGMNIIAEASDKGILHPSPELDAYLRAERRENALPLIGILSDERRETLWHASPDAMESWRAGKAMFNWDTLEQQGSQTILSPGLEDDYVLSVQRLPAGGFFVSAQSMGPFFKTKMDRLAAASTEYKQLRQIRNEVKWMLYSGLSVLTMLIMLGAIWFGFRVAKEVTAPVLSLADAAQRIAKGELDVRLDGHAKDEIGMLIRAFNSMAADLETFRADLTGANNRLEEQNREIVQHSQYVEAILNNITSGVISVDHEGHINMVNTAACAILGSSKDVVGQDLVRFLPEEMGRQARAMFEQFRNRPLSTWQRQINMQLFGQERRLMVSAAGLVTPEGENRGFVAVFEDISEMERMQRMAAWREVARRIAHEIKNPLTPIKLSAQRLQRKFGNVVNDAAFSQSTELIVRQVENLQDMVQEFSAFAKLPEVDPKAGDITPLLTELAELFRNSHSQIQWVLDLPDSIPILPMDKNGLRRAFLNILANAAEAVEQTPAPQVRIGAAVDTARSVLRIAVEDNGQGLSENERSRLFEPYFSRKKGGTGLGLTIVRSIVSDHKGYVRADTSTLLGGAMITIELPLM
- a CDS encoding conserved hypothetical protein (Evidence 4 : Homologs of previously reported genes of unknown function); translation: MLDIATTKTSTIESFKDDSRHDVVIVLPYITEDRARRTQAVLRERTKHGGLLVLANDDKRLGFIATANAVYAGTRSEYFCYLAEDAFPGYYWLEYAMDTMRKSGAGLLAFSDGRFFGRIAAFGLLRREWAQTLYGGPFFYPGYASHFADTELSVIAAQTDSLVYNPNAILLEVDYEKRLHPNNADDEALYTRRASSGFDGKIPPFHPQSPPI
- a CDS encoding Anaerobic ribonucleoside-triphosphate reductase; this encodes MLAEIIKRDGKTVPFDSTKILNAISKANKAVGEEEMTTTDLLFVTEKVCKRLESEGLKHVEEIQDVVEDSLIRFGYARTAKAYILYRAEHAKIRNAESYLMDIYKRLTWSSAGEEDIKRENANIDGDTAMGTMLKYGSEGSKFFIDNHVLPKDASAAHANGDIHIHDKDFYMLTQTCCQIDLIPLFRNGFSTGHGYLREPNSIESYSALGCIAIQANQNEMHGGQSVPNFDYAMAQGVIKTFRKEYGKAFTTYVQISQNWDAEAARDTADAMRVDVGSDIRLGTVATYGKALVQSALPGLKDLAQKAHEYAVKEATAATDRRVYQSMEAFIHNLNTMNSRAGAQVPFSSINYGTDTSAEGRMVTRNILLATQAGLGSGETSIFPVQIFKVKAGVNYNPADPNYDLFTLAMATSAKRLFPNFSFLDAPFNLPYYKPGDYNTEVGYMGCRTRVLGNAYDPDRQVTCGRGNLSFTSVNLPRLGIEAGGNIEKFYTLLDDRIDLVFRQLLHRLKIQSAKKVRNYPFLMGEGIWIDSKTLSWDDTIEDVLKHGTLTIGFIGLAETLVALIGKHHGESEEAQKLGLEIVGHIRKRADEKSAETKLNFSVIATPAEGLSGRFVAIDRKRYGVLPGVTDREYYTNSFHVPVFFPIQAFKKIRIEAPYHALTNAGHITYVELDGDASKNPEAFEAVIRYMHDQGVGYGSINHPLDRDPVCGYVGVIHDVCPRCGRREGEPISREKLEELRRKHPGVPSWEE
- a CDS encoding conserved hypothetical protein (Evidence 4 : Homologs of previously reported genes of unknown function), whose product is MLLDPRRNNEKVEAAARNVGANVGFERTRRITGYLVGTLDRFNNAKRAEEKDRVRHGA
- a CDS encoding Anaerobic ribonucleoside-triphosphate reductase-activating protein (fragment) — its product is MPEIRLGGIQEESIVDGPGLRFVVFTQGCPHRCAGCHNPETHDPAGGFTMDTRVLLERFGQNPLLSGITFSGGEPFMQAAPLAAIAREVKTGGKTVVVYTGYTLEALLARADTAARDLLALTDLLIDGPYVESLRDLDLTFRGSSNQRILDTGAIARAMRIPA